The segment CTTCAAGTGCCATTATGCTTAGCTATTTTTCATTTGTTAAATTATGGAATCCGGAACCGATGGAAGTGAGCGGAGTTTTAGGACTTGCCGTTTTGGGACTTTTGGTGAATGGATTCGGCTTTTTAAAGTTAAATGCTAGCGGAGGATGGAACGAAAAATCTGTCAGACTCCATCTTTTGGAAGATGTTCTGGGTTGGGCATTGGTTTTGATCATGGGAGTGATTTTAAAAATAGTGGATTGGTTTTGGTTGGATCCTCTTCTTTCTCTCGGTTTGAACTTGTTTATATTGTCCAGATCCATTCCCAATCTGATTCAGATAGGAAAGATATTTTTGCAATATGTTCCCGAGAATCTAAGTGTGACGGATGTGGAGAACCAGATTAAAACCTTGGACCGTTCGATTGTGGATGTGCATGATTCCCGCCTCTGGTCGTTAGATGGTGAGTCTCATGTTTATTCCGGTCATATAGTGATCAAGTCGGAATTGCAAACTCTAAGGTATCGGATGAAAAACTCCATCAAGTCCAGACTGAACGAAATGGGAGTAGCTCACGTTACCTTAGAATTCGAAAATCCGGGAGAGACTTGTAAGCCCCAATCAACCTAATTGTTCTTCGTGTTGCAAGGACCTGTAGGCAAGTACGAGTGCGATCAAAGTAAGAAAAGCACCGAGCCACATTGGAGCGCCCGGTAGATAAACAGTGCTCTTCGTTGTGAAGTAGGCGAATGTCTCGGCCATCATCACGGGACCCACAATCATTGTGACACTCATCAGACTGGTCAACGCACCTTGCAGCTCTCCCTGTTCATTGGCAGGAATATGGGAA is part of the Leptospira kobayashii genome and harbors:
- a CDS encoding cation diffusion facilitator family transporter; translation: MGSHHHHSHSGHSHNHHDHGKGEGAKNIALAFVINAGFTILEIVGGLLTNSMAVLSDGFHDLGDSLALGLAYAMEKKSSKRKTKNLTYGYKRFSILSAFVTSLILTSSAIMLSYFSFVKLWNPEPMEVSGVLGLAVLGLLVNGFGFLKLNASGGWNEKSVRLHLLEDVLGWALVLIMGVILKIVDWFWLDPLLSLGLNLFILSRSIPNLIQIGKIFLQYVPENLSVTDVENQIKTLDRSIVDVHDSRLWSLDGESHVYSGHIVIKSELQTLRYRMKNSIKSRLNEMGVAHVTLEFENPGETCKPQST